A stretch of Microbacterium sp. 4R-513 DNA encodes these proteins:
- a CDS encoding HAD-IIA family hydrolase, producing MALFSRRADERAPLDGVDVVLADLDGVVYAGAGALPHAVESLNRARDGRRLGYITNNASRTDASVAAHLSELGLPTAAGEIVTSPQAAMRLLTTMVPAGSTILVVGGDGLVDETEKAGFVVTRSADDNPAAVVQGFAPEVGWLHLAEAAYALKVPEDEGGIPWVATNTDWTIPQARGVAPGNGTLVSAVHTAVGRLATVAGKPETPIFEEAIARFDADSPLFLGDRLDTDIIGSNRAGIPSALVLTGIDRPKHVLAAAKDSQPTYLLSDLRELHEPYPEARVRDGVVTVRGASVRIDGADVRIVSEGDRPIDLLRAGAKAIWDTGRAIYGFRVPERLYADPFHRP from the coding sequence ATGGCGCTGTTCTCGCGTCGTGCCGATGAGCGGGCGCCGCTCGATGGTGTCGACGTCGTCCTCGCGGACCTCGATGGTGTCGTGTATGCGGGGGCGGGGGCGCTGCCCCACGCGGTCGAGAGCCTGAACCGCGCCCGCGACGGTCGGCGCCTCGGCTACATCACCAACAACGCTTCGCGGACGGATGCCTCGGTGGCGGCGCATCTGAGCGAGCTGGGCCTGCCGACGGCGGCCGGCGAGATCGTCACCAGCCCTCAGGCTGCCATGCGCCTTCTGACGACGATGGTGCCGGCGGGCTCGACGATCCTCGTGGTGGGCGGCGACGGACTGGTCGACGAGACGGAGAAGGCCGGCTTCGTCGTGACCCGGAGCGCCGACGACAACCCCGCAGCGGTAGTGCAGGGCTTCGCGCCCGAGGTGGGATGGCTTCACCTCGCCGAAGCGGCCTATGCACTCAAGGTCCCCGAGGACGAGGGCGGCATCCCCTGGGTCGCGACGAACACGGACTGGACGATTCCCCAGGCCCGCGGCGTGGCGCCGGGCAACGGCACGCTCGTCTCGGCCGTCCACACCGCTGTCGGGCGGCTCGCGACCGTCGCGGGAAAGCCCGAGACCCCGATCTTCGAGGAGGCGATCGCGCGCTTCGATGCCGACAGCCCGCTCTTCCTCGGAGATCGTCTCGACACGGACATCATCGGATCGAACCGTGCCGGGATCCCCTCTGCGCTGGTGCTCACGGGGATCGACCGGCCCAAGCACGTGCTCGCGGCGGCCAAGGACTCGCAGCCGACCTATCTGCTGAGCGACCTCCGAGAGCTGCACGAGCCGTACCCCGAGGCCCGCGTACGGGATGGTGTCGTGACCGTGCGGGGTGCCAGCGTCAGGATCGACGGAGCGGACGTGCGGATCGTGTCGGAGGGGGACAGGCCGATCGACCTCCTGCGAGCGGGCGCGAAGGCGATCTGGGATACAGGCCGGGCGATCTACGGCTTCCGCGTTCCCGAGCGACTGTACGCCGACCCGTTCCACCGTCCCTGA
- a CDS encoding primosomal protein has product MADREPRDDDREQRPRSGDRPRGADSRSDAGKRAPRAGAPRDHQRPRRTDDPKKRYSNADGKKPFRKSDGAAPRRDGDKPYVRRDDSKPYARREGDKPYARRDDSKPYARREGDKPYPRRQGDKPYPRRDDSKPYARREGDKPYARRDDSKPYAPREGDKPYARRGDSKPYVRRDGDKPYARRDGDKPHGRPGQDRPTRGGAGRPDRATRPEEIRSVRPRHDDPFIPEEITARDLNAAARNELKTLSKENADWVARHLAMAAELIDDEPELAHQHALSASRRAGRIAVVRETLAITAYAIGDYALALRELRTYRRISGRDDQIALMVDSERGIGRPDRALEVGRAVDRGILPVPVRVELAIAMSGARLDLGEPERALSELEIPEFDADRAYEWSPALFAARAAVLEELGRDEEAREWQQRAIIAADALDEASGAGDREVIEIEEVIEISAVDEEDGVADRDGDSSAQDGEEAVGTDDDGRLGDEPPADDDATVHDDAQADDEVSVDDEVREILADAGIDDEAAADADETGGADEGERH; this is encoded by the coding sequence ATGGCAGATCGAGAGCCACGCGACGACGATCGCGAGCAGCGCCCGCGGAGCGGCGACCGTCCTCGGGGAGCCGATTCACGATCCGACGCCGGCAAGCGCGCACCCCGTGCGGGTGCGCCGCGCGACCACCAGCGACCGCGCCGCACAGACGACCCGAAGAAGCGGTACTCGAACGCCGACGGGAAGAAGCCCTTCCGTAAGAGCGACGGCGCCGCCCCCCGGCGTGACGGCGACAAGCCCTATGTGCGTCGGGATGACTCGAAGCCGTATGCGCGTCGCGAGGGTGACAAGCCGTACGCGCGTCGGGATGACTCGAAGCCGTATGCGCGTCGCGAGGGTGACAAGCCGTATCCACGCCGTCAGGGTGACAAGCCGTATCCGCGTCGGGACGATTCCAAGCCGTATGCCCGGCGCGAGGGCGACAAGCCCTATGCGCGTCGGGATGACTCGAAGCCGTATGCCCCGCGCGAGGGGGACAAGCCGTACGCTCGCCGGGGTGACTCGAAGCCGTACGTTCGCCGGGACGGCGATAAGCCGTACGCGCGGCGGGACGGCGACAAGCCGCACGGGCGTCCTGGTCAGGATCGACCGACTCGCGGCGGGGCGGGTCGGCCCGACCGCGCTACGCGGCCGGAAGAGATCCGATCGGTCCGCCCCCGGCACGACGATCCCTTCATTCCCGAAGAGATCACCGCGCGCGATCTGAATGCTGCGGCCCGCAACGAGCTGAAGACGCTGAGCAAGGAGAACGCCGACTGGGTGGCGCGTCACCTCGCGATGGCGGCCGAGCTCATCGACGATGAGCCCGAACTGGCGCACCAGCACGCGCTCTCTGCCTCGCGTCGCGCCGGCCGCATCGCGGTCGTACGCGAGACGCTCGCGATCACGGCGTACGCGATCGGCGACTACGCCCTCGCTCTCCGCGAACTGCGGACCTATCGCCGCATCTCGGGGCGAGACGACCAGATCGCCCTGATGGTCGACAGCGAACGAGGCATCGGCCGACCGGATCGCGCGCTCGAAGTCGGACGTGCGGTGGACCGCGGCATCCTTCCCGTTCCGGTCCGCGTGGAACTCGCGATCGCGATGTCCGGCGCCCGTCTGGATCTGGGGGAACCCGAGCGCGCACTGAGCGAGCTCGAGATCCCCGAGTTCGACGCCGACCGCGCCTACGAATGGAGTCCCGCGCTCTTCGCCGCTCGCGCCGCGGTGCTCGAGGAGCTGGGACGCGACGAGGAGGCCCGTGAGTGGCAGCAGCGCGCCATCATCGCCGCCGACGCTCTGGACGAGGCATCCGGTGCCGGCGACCGTGAAGTCATCGAGATCGAAGAGGTGATCGAGATCTCCGCCGTCGACGAGGAGGACGGCGTCGCCGATCGCGACGGCGACAGCTCTGCCCAAGACGGGGAAGAGGCCGTGGGCACCGATGACGACGGCAGGCTCGGAGATGAACCACCGGCTGACGACGATGCAACGGTCCACGACGATGCACAGGCTGACGATGAGGTGTCGGTCGACGACGAGGTGCGCGAGATCCTCGCGGACGCCGGGATCGACGACGAAGCCGCCGCGGACGCCGACGAGACCGGAGGAGCCGACGAGGGAGAGCGCCACTGA